The following proteins are encoded in a genomic region of Alistipes sp. ZOR0009:
- a CDS encoding Arm DNA-binding domain-containing protein: protein MKQNVPLTTNFFIRRSSDKDSKTGTIYMRITVVGKRYEFSIKCEVEISKWNTAANTVIGTSAFARATNEYINMWRNKVYEAQKREYPFSV, encoded by the coding sequence AACTTCTTTATCCGTAGATCTAGTGATAAAGATTCAAAAACTGGCACCATCTACATGCGAATTACTGTAGTTGGCAAGCGATATGAATTTTCCATCAAATGTGAAGTTGAAATATCAAAATGGAATACGGCAGCCAATACGGTTATTGGCACCTCTGCTTTTGCGCGCGCCACAAACGAATATATCAACATGTGGCGCAATAAAGTCTATGAAGCACAAAAACGGGAGTATCCCTTCAGTGTGTAA